A portion of the Rhodococcus pseudokoreensis genome contains these proteins:
- a CDS encoding protein kinase domain-containing protein, whose amino-acid sequence MTDVDPFATQRDVSGSVTAELATAGFEDAHEIGRGGFGVVYRCTQTALDRTVAVKVLTADLDEENRARFLREQRAAGRLTGHPNIVNVLHAGVTDNGRPYIVMPYQAQGSLDERIRRHGPLPLDEALRLGVKMAGALETAHRLGILHRDVKPANILITDYGEPALTDFGIAHIAGGFETSAGIVTGSPAFTAPEVVAGDAPSPAADVYGLGAALFAAITGHAAFERRSGEQLVAQFLRIASEPVPNPREHGVSEDISAVIERAMSSEPGARPSAVELGRQLREAQLRHGFPVDEMAMYAGTAAVQGSTPEPGAGSGGEGAWRRPAGAPADSGRTGGLPLELTSFVDRRTELAEATNLLSTSRLVTLTGIGGVGKTRLAIRAATKAQRNFADGVTLVELGELLDDSLLAGVVVAALGLRDQSARHPHEVLVEFLSARDLLLVLDNCEQVVAAAAKLAEILLRACPQLRILATSREPLGIGGEAALLIPPLPVPDPDHLPKGLPRNDAVTLFVERGVAAVPGFELTEDNKVTIARICQRLDGLPLPIELAAARLRAMTPDQILQRLTDRYLLLTRGSRDAPSRQQTLRMCIDWSYDLCTPVEQRMWAQLSVFAGTFELEAAEQVCDGDDVDDLLDTVTFLVDKSILTREESGTAVRFRMLETVRAYGREKAQESGVYTELRRRHRDWCDRLAVEAESEWISSRQLPLIAKLSRELPNIREALDFCVSDSPDVGTRIAAALYPFWLARGLFVEGRRWLGRFLTRQPSEPTIDRAKALYGAAVLAGVQGDISVSDTLAEEARALAARTPDPEVRAHLDYAIGYAALFAGRLPEGRAHLEKAIHVFTARNDVFEVAAVVGLGMIYDLLNDTERAVECHERVLAITEAQGESVYRSYSLWALAVAVWQKGETARAVRLLGQALQVDRRVNDRLNSSVCLQALAWIAAEEQNMERAVVLMGAAEALTRSVGSSTVLVPGLSVYQDECERATRQAMTESAFAAARRKGEALGFDAAVAYALGEQVLPSSASTGPSPKPTKREREVAALIAEGLTNKEIAARLVISPRTAQGHVEHLLTKLGFNSRAQIAAWVVESQGEGS is encoded by the coding sequence ATGACTGACGTCGATCCGTTCGCCACCCAGCGCGACGTGTCCGGTTCGGTCACGGCGGAGTTGGCGACGGCCGGATTCGAGGACGCCCACGAGATCGGCCGCGGCGGATTCGGGGTCGTGTACCGCTGCACTCAAACTGCGCTCGACCGCACCGTGGCGGTCAAGGTCCTCACGGCCGACCTCGACGAGGAGAACCGGGCCCGGTTCCTGCGGGAGCAGCGTGCGGCGGGCCGGCTGACGGGTCACCCCAACATCGTCAACGTTCTCCACGCCGGTGTCACCGACAACGGCAGGCCTTACATCGTGATGCCGTACCAGGCGCAGGGTTCGCTCGACGAACGGATCCGCCGCCACGGACCGCTCCCGCTGGACGAGGCGCTGCGGCTCGGGGTGAAGATGGCCGGCGCCCTGGAGACCGCCCACCGCCTCGGAATCCTCCATCGCGACGTCAAACCGGCGAACATCCTCATCACCGATTACGGCGAGCCGGCACTCACCGATTTCGGCATCGCCCACATCGCGGGCGGGTTCGAGACCAGCGCGGGCATCGTGACGGGGTCGCCGGCATTCACCGCCCCCGAGGTCGTGGCGGGCGACGCTCCCAGCCCTGCCGCCGACGTCTACGGCCTCGGTGCCGCCTTGTTCGCGGCGATCACCGGGCACGCGGCGTTCGAACGCCGCAGCGGTGAACAGCTGGTGGCGCAGTTCCTGCGGATCGCGTCCGAGCCGGTCCCGAACCCGCGCGAGCACGGCGTATCCGAGGACATCAGCGCGGTCATCGAACGTGCCATGTCGTCCGAACCCGGCGCTCGCCCGTCCGCCGTGGAATTGGGCAGGCAACTCCGCGAGGCGCAACTGCGTCACGGCTTTCCGGTCGACGAGATGGCGATGTATGCGGGAACGGCTGCAGTGCAAGGCAGCACGCCGGAACCGGGCGCCGGTTCCGGGGGAGAAGGCGCGTGGCGCCGGCCCGCCGGAGCACCCGCGGACTCGGGCCGGACGGGTGGACTCCCGCTGGAGCTGACCAGCTTCGTCGACCGCCGTACGGAACTGGCGGAGGCGACGAATCTGCTGTCGACGTCGCGGCTGGTGACGTTGACCGGAATCGGCGGGGTGGGGAAGACCCGGCTCGCTATCCGTGCTGCCACCAAGGCGCAACGGAACTTCGCGGACGGCGTGACTCTGGTGGAACTGGGTGAACTACTGGATGATTCGCTGCTGGCCGGGGTGGTGGTCGCTGCCCTGGGGCTGCGGGACCAGTCGGCGCGACACCCCCACGAGGTGCTCGTCGAGTTCCTCTCCGCGCGGGACCTGCTGCTCGTGCTGGACAACTGCGAGCAGGTGGTGGCCGCGGCCGCGAAACTCGCCGAAATCCTGCTTCGCGCGTGCCCGCAACTGCGGATCCTCGCGACGAGTCGCGAACCGCTCGGCATCGGCGGGGAAGCGGCGCTGCTGATCCCTCCACTGCCCGTCCCGGATCCCGATCACCTCCCGAAAGGGCTGCCCCGCAACGACGCGGTCACCCTGTTCGTCGAACGCGGTGTCGCCGCAGTCCCCGGGTTCGAACTCACCGAGGACAACAAGGTCACCATCGCCCGGATCTGTCAGCGGCTGGACGGGTTGCCGTTGCCGATCGAATTGGCTGCGGCGCGACTGCGCGCGATGACGCCCGACCAGATCCTGCAACGCCTGACCGACCGCTACCTGCTGCTGACCCGCGGCAGCCGAGATGCGCCGTCGCGGCAGCAGACGCTGCGGATGTGCATCGACTGGAGCTATGACCTGTGCACCCCTGTGGAACAACGGATGTGGGCGCAGCTGTCCGTGTTCGCGGGCACGTTCGAACTCGAGGCGGCGGAACAGGTCTGCGACGGTGACGACGTCGACGACCTCCTCGACACGGTGACCTTCCTCGTCGACAAGTCGATCCTGACGAGGGAGGAGTCGGGCACCGCGGTGCGGTTCCGGATGCTCGAGACCGTGCGCGCCTACGGGCGCGAAAAGGCGCAGGAGAGTGGCGTGTACACCGAACTGCGCCGTCGTCACCGGGACTGGTGTGACCGCCTCGCGGTCGAAGCGGAATCCGAATGGATCAGCTCTCGGCAACTTCCGTTGATCGCCAAACTGTCCCGGGAACTACCTAACATCCGTGAAGCGCTGGACTTCTGCGTGTCCGACAGCCCGGACGTCGGAACTCGGATCGCGGCCGCGTTGTACCCGTTCTGGCTGGCCCGGGGGCTGTTCGTCGAGGGGCGCCGGTGGCTCGGTCGTTTCCTTACCCGCCAGCCGTCCGAGCCCACGATCGACCGCGCCAAAGCCCTGTACGGTGCCGCCGTGCTGGCCGGAGTGCAGGGCGACATTTCGGTGTCGGACACCCTTGCGGAGGAAGCGCGGGCGCTCGCCGCTCGGACGCCCGACCCGGAGGTGCGCGCGCACCTCGACTACGCGATCGGATACGCGGCCTTGTTCGCGGGCCGCCTTCCCGAGGGGCGCGCACATCTCGAGAAGGCCATACATGTGTTCACGGCACGCAACGACGTCTTCGAGGTGGCCGCCGTCGTGGGTCTCGGCATGATTTACGACCTGTTGAACGACACGGAACGTGCCGTCGAATGCCACGAGCGCGTCCTCGCGATCACCGAGGCGCAGGGCGAATCGGTGTACCGGTCGTATTCGCTGTGGGCTCTGGCCGTCGCCGTGTGGCAGAAGGGGGAGACGGCCCGGGCGGTGCGTCTCCTCGGGCAGGCGCTCCAGGTGGACCGCCGGGTGAACGACCGGCTCAATTCCAGTGTGTGCCTGCAGGCACTCGCCTGGATCGCCGCCGAGGAACAGAACATGGAACGGGCCGTCGTGTTGATGGGAGCCGCCGAGGCGCTCACCCGCTCGGTGGGCAGTTCGACGGTGCTGGTGCCCGGACTGAGCGTGTACCAGGACGAGTGCGAACGCGCGACCCGGCAGGCGATGACCGAATCGGCGTTCGCCGCCGCCCGACGAAAAGGCGAGGCGCTCGGGTTCGACGCAGCCGTCGCCTACGCACTGGGCGAGCAGGTCTTACCGTCGTCGGCCTCCACCGGTCCGTCCCCGAAACCGACGAAGCGGGAGCGTGAAGTCGCCGCCCTCATCGCCGAGGGACTGACCAACAAGGAGATTGCGGCTCGACTGGTCATCTCGCCTCGCACCGCGCAGGGGCACGTGGAGCACCTGCTCACGAAACTGGGATTCAACTCGCGCGCGCAGATCGCGGCGTGGGTCGTGGAATCGCAGGGCGAGGGGTCCTGA
- a CDS encoding DUF1416 domain-containing protein has translation MSAAPTQTHTIPAGVDLGKETAITGKVVTRDGQPVGGAFVRLLDGTGTFTAEIVASGTGDFRFFVAPGDWTVRALSPVGNGTASVKPTTSGLHTVDITLTA, from the coding sequence ATGAGCGCAGCACCGACGCAAACCCACACCATCCCCGCCGGCGTCGACCTCGGCAAGGAAACCGCCATCACCGGCAAAGTCGTCACGAGAGACGGGCAACCTGTCGGCGGAGCGTTCGTTCGACTCCTCGACGGCACAGGCACGTTCACCGCCGAGATCGTCGCCTCCGGCACCGGGGACTTCCGTTTCTTCGTCGCACCGGGCGACTGGACCGTGCGGGCCCTCTCACCCGTCGGCAACGGCACGGCCTCGGTGAAGCCCACGACCAGCGGCCTCCACACCGTGGACATCACCCTCACCGCATAA
- a CDS encoding sulfurtransferase, with amino-acid sequence MARSDVLVSTDWAQQNLNAPNVVFVEVDEDTSAYDIGHIEGAVKLDWKKDLQDQVRRDFLDREQFSALLSARGIANDDEVVLYGGNNNWFAAYAYWYFKLYGHDNVKLLDGGRKKWELEERPLSEDTVTRPTSTYRASEPDLSIRAFRDEAVDAIGVLNLVDVRSPDEFTGKILAPAHLPQEQSQRPGHIPGALNVPWSKAANEDGTFKSDEELTAIYGEAGLDGSRDTIAYCRIGERSSHTWFVLKELLGHKNVKNYDGSWTEYGSLVGVPIELGK; translated from the coding sequence ATGGCTCGCTCCGACGTCCTGGTCTCCACCGACTGGGCTCAGCAGAACCTGAACGCGCCCAACGTCGTGTTCGTCGAGGTCGACGAAGACACGTCCGCGTACGACATCGGCCACATCGAGGGCGCCGTCAAGCTCGACTGGAAGAAGGATCTGCAGGATCAGGTCCGCCGCGACTTCCTCGACCGCGAGCAGTTCTCCGCTCTGCTGTCGGCCCGCGGGATCGCCAACGACGACGAGGTCGTCCTCTACGGAGGCAACAACAACTGGTTCGCGGCGTACGCCTACTGGTACTTCAAGCTCTACGGCCACGACAATGTCAAACTGCTCGACGGCGGCCGCAAGAAGTGGGAACTCGAGGAACGCCCCCTCTCCGAGGACACCGTCACTCGGCCGACCAGCACGTACCGGGCGTCCGAACCGGACCTGTCGATCCGCGCGTTCCGCGACGAGGCCGTCGACGCGATCGGTGTGCTGAACCTGGTCGACGTCCGATCGCCCGACGAGTTCACGGGCAAGATCCTCGCGCCGGCGCACCTGCCGCAGGAGCAGAGCCAGCGTCCCGGCCACATCCCGGGCGCACTGAACGTTCCGTGGAGCAAGGCGGCGAACGAGGACGGCACGTTCAAGTCCGACGAGGAACTCACCGCGATCTACGGCGAAGCCGGCCTCGACGGATCCCGGGACACCATCGCCTACTGCCGGATCGGTGAGCGCTCCAGCCACACCTGGTTCGTGCTCAAGGAACTGCTCGGCCACAAGAATGTCAAGAACTACGACGGCAGCTGGACCGAATACGGCTCGCTCGTCGGCGTACCGATCGAACTGGGCAAGTAG